The following proteins come from a genomic window of Candidatus Thiodiazotropha sp. CDECU1:
- a CDS encoding septation protein A has protein sequence MKFLADFFPVILFFVAYKLYGIYIATAVAIASSVVQVAYGWLRKGHVEKMHLITFGILLVFGGLTILLQDRTFIMWKPSVINWLFGAVFLASQYIGKKPLVQRMMESSISVPYPVWRKLNLTWSLFFILLGFLNLYVANDFFIAEQQLIEITGLQQIDFDNCGQHFQGSELEMCNTAHTLEEDWVNFKLFGMMGLTLGFIVLQAFYLARHITENELEGA, from the coding sequence ATGAAATTTCTCGCTGATTTTTTCCCCGTCATACTCTTTTTCGTAGCTTACAAGCTCTACGGCATCTATATCGCCACGGCTGTGGCCATCGCATCCTCCGTGGTTCAGGTTGCCTACGGCTGGCTGCGCAAGGGGCACGTGGAGAAGATGCACCTGATTACATTCGGCATCCTGCTGGTTTTCGGCGGCCTGACCATCCTGCTGCAGGATCGCACCTTTATCATGTGGAAGCCCTCCGTGATCAACTGGTTGTTCGGCGCCGTCTTTCTGGCCAGCCAATACATCGGAAAAAAACCGTTGGTACAACGCATGATGGAGAGCAGCATCTCCGTGCCCTATCCCGTTTGGAGAAAGCTCAACCTGACCTGGAGCCTGTTTTTTATCCTGCTGGGATTTCTCAACCTCTATGTGGCCAACGATTTCTTCATCGCGGAACAGCAGCTGATCGAAATCACAGGCCTGCAGCAGATCGATTTCGACAACTGCGGTCAGCATTTTCAGGGGAGTGAGCTGGAGATGTGTAATACTGCGCATACCCTTGAAGAGGACTGGGTCAATTTCAAACTGTTCGGCATGATGGGGCTGACCCTGGGATTCATCGTCCTGCAGGCCTTCTATCTGGCGCG